One Halalkalicoccus tibetensis genomic region harbors:
- a CDS encoding TRAP transporter permease, which produces MSDTRTDEESFEVDLAEADEPAIEEGSHLSGTARRTLSGRTKLLAVVLAVVIGAYHTVAAGIGVPGAFINRPLHLAFLAALVFIWYEAHTGEGGDRVPWYDWLLAGLAAVSVLYLTYAIYYDDLAARAGTPMTIDLVFGAVAILMVLEMTRRTTGIILPLIGGSFLAYAYLGPIMPGLLAHRGYSAQRIVAHVYLGTEGLFGIPLGVSATFVVLFIIFGAFLEVTGIGDWFIDLAYGYTGRMAGGPAKTSVLASGFMASLNGSAVANTATTGAFTIPLMKRTGFDDHYSAAVESSASSGGQIMPPVMGAGAFIMAVWTGIPYVEIIAAATIPALLYFLCVGMAVHFRAKKQGLEGLDKSELPDSGRLLREGFHFTIPIVVLVYLLVAGYTPMLAGFAAIVLTVIVAIPLAEAKRFAGALGNGDVATVRGMLWAAGETAVRAFDRGIRMTLIVAAACATAGIVVGVVTLTGLGLVFSSLVANLSGGVLIVALLLTMVASIVMGMGLPTTAAYVVVAALGAPALTNLGVPTLAAHLFIFYFAIISAITPPIMLAVFTASGIAESDPWKTGATALGLAIVGFIVPFLFIYGPELILQGTPVAIALSTLTAIVGVIALSASTQGYLLTDASIPERLALFAGALALLVPGLMSDAAGITLLGVVAARQYATVSEDASLAAAIGR; this is translated from the coding sequence ATGAGTGATACGAGAACGGACGAGGAGAGCTTCGAGGTCGACCTCGCCGAGGCCGACGAGCCGGCGATCGAGGAGGGAAGCCACCTCAGCGGAACCGCGCGCCGGACGCTGTCGGGGCGAACGAAACTGCTCGCGGTCGTGCTCGCGGTGGTCATCGGCGCCTACCACACCGTGGCGGCGGGCATCGGCGTACCGGGCGCGTTCATCAACCGGCCGCTCCACCTGGCCTTCCTGGCCGCGCTGGTGTTCATCTGGTACGAGGCCCACACCGGCGAGGGCGGCGACCGGGTACCGTGGTACGACTGGCTCCTCGCCGGCCTCGCGGCGGTGAGCGTGCTGTACCTCACGTACGCGATCTACTACGACGACCTGGCCGCCCGCGCGGGCACCCCGATGACGATCGATCTGGTGTTCGGCGCGGTGGCGATCCTGATGGTGCTCGAGATGACCCGCCGGACGACGGGGATCATCCTGCCGCTCATCGGCGGCTCCTTCCTCGCCTACGCCTATCTGGGCCCGATCATGCCCGGCCTGCTCGCCCATCGGGGCTACTCGGCCCAGCGGATCGTCGCCCACGTCTACCTCGGCACCGAGGGGCTGTTCGGCATCCCGCTGGGGGTGAGCGCGACGTTCGTCGTGCTGTTCATCATCTTCGGGGCGTTCCTCGAGGTGACGGGAATCGGCGACTGGTTCATCGACCTCGCCTATGGCTACACGGGACGGATGGCGGGCGGACCCGCCAAAACGTCAGTGCTGGCGAGCGGTTTCATGGCCAGCCTCAACGGCAGCGCGGTCGCCAACACCGCGACGACCGGCGCGTTCACGATCCCGCTGATGAAGCGCACCGGCTTCGACGACCATTACTCCGCGGCCGTGGAGTCCTCGGCCTCCTCGGGCGGGCAGATCATGCCGCCGGTGATGGGCGCCGGCGCGTTCATCATGGCCGTCTGGACGGGCATCCCGTACGTCGAGATCATCGCCGCGGCGACGATCCCCGCGCTGCTGTACTTCCTCTGTGTCGGGATGGCCGTCCACTTCCGCGCGAAGAAACAGGGCCTCGAGGGGCTCGATAAGAGCGAGCTGCCCGACTCGGGACGGCTGCTGCGCGAGGGCTTTCACTTCACGATCCCGATCGTCGTCCTCGTCTACCTGCTGGTGGCGGGCTACACGCCGATGCTCGCGGGCTTCGCGGCGATCGTCCTGACCGTGATCGTCGCGATCCCGCTCGCGGAGGCGAAACGGTTCGCGGGCGCGCTCGGGAACGGCGACGTCGCGACGGTTCGGGGGATGCTGTGGGCGGCCGGCGAGACGGCCGTCCGGGCGTTCGACCGCGGGATCCGGATGACGCTGATCGTCGCCGCGGCCTGTGCGACGGCGGGGATCGTCGTCGGCGTCGTCACCCTCACGGGCCTCGGGCTGGTGTTCAGCTCGCTGGTCGCGAACCTCTCGGGGGGCGTGTTGATCGTCGCCCTCCTGCTGACGATGGTCGCCTCGATCGTGATGGGGATGGGGCTGCCGACGACGGCGGCGTACGTCGTCGTCGCCGCGCTGGGCGCGCCCGCGCTGACGAACCTCGGCGTGCCGACGCTCGCGGCCCACCTGTTCATCTTCTACTTCGCGATCATCAGCGCGATCACCCCGCCGATCATGCTCGCGGTGTTCACCGCCAGCGGGATCGCCGAATCCGACCCCTGGAAAACCGGCGCGACGGCGCTCGGCCTGGCGATCGTCGGCTTCATCGTCCCGTTCCTCTTCATCTACGGGCCCGAGCTCATCCTCCAGGGGACCCCGGTCGCGATCGCGCTGAGCACGCTGACGGCGATCGTCGGCGTAATCGCGCTCTCGGCGTCGACGCAGGGCTACCTGCTCACCGACGCCTCGATCCCCGAGCGCCTCGCGCTGTTCGCGGGCGCGCTCGCGCTGCTCGTCCCGGGGCTCATGTCCGACGCGGCCGGCATCACGCTGCTGGGTGTAGTCGCGGCGCGCCAGTACGCGACCGTCTCCGAGGACGCCTCGCTGGCCGCCGCGATCGGGCGGTAG
- a CDS encoding DUF1850 domain-containing protein, with protein sequence MDPRDGVVSAIALCIVGITAAAVNPSLLVLQLEDAETGERLGSHAIGEGERFEVRYVHSFEGTEIRETYTAEDEGIVQVREAYEYHAAGLEFTRETYREDGWIVSDVERELGCFTVRVAGSTEQSLVVGGTERSLEAYAEPGTGIELSIERTSRAEHHATNTRTR encoded by the coding sequence ATGGACCCGCGAGACGGCGTCGTATCGGCGATCGCGCTCTGTATCGTCGGGATCACGGCGGCCGCGGTGAACCCGTCGCTGCTGGTCCTCCAGCTGGAGGACGCCGAGACCGGCGAGCGTCTCGGCTCCCACGCGATCGGGGAGGGTGAGCGCTTCGAGGTCCGCTACGTCCACTCCTTCGAGGGGACGGAGATCCGCGAGACGTACACGGCCGAGGACGAGGGGATCGTCCAGGTCCGTGAGGCCTACGAGTACCACGCCGCCGGCCTCGAGTTCACCCGCGAGACCTACCGCGAGGACGGCTGGATCGTGAGCGACGTCGAGCGCGAGCTCGGCTGCTTTACGGTCCGCGTCGCGGGCTCGACCGAGCAGTCGTTGGTCGTCGGCGGGACCGAGCGCTCGCTCGAGGCGTACGCCGAGCCGGGGACGGGGATCGAGCTGTCGATCGAGCGGACGAGCAGGGCCGAACACCACGCTACAAACACGAGGACGAGATAG
- a CDS encoding TAXI family TRAP transporter solute-binding subunit, with protein MADSDGRRGIARRRFLQAAGGGAIVGTAGCLDSLDEVGGGGGEDFVTIGTGGTGGVYYVLGGGIADLLNEDEELDVDASAEATGASVENAQLLGQEEIDMALILGNSALLAVEGEGDFDEPVPIQAAFGAYQNHTQVLIPEDSEVETLADLEGASVSVGAPGSGTEVIAQELLEWYGLSYDDISEERLAFDETADALIDGQIDAGFWSVGPPASSIEEVFSQRDVRLLSFPEDDLAEIDEEFPYYEEGTIEAGTYPDQDEDVLNPAVTNVMAVHEEMDEEFLNDVMAVIFENLDQLENVHQVAGDFEETARDAPIDYHPGGEAYLDDAGL; from the coding sequence ATGGCAGATAGTGACGGACGGAGGGGAATCGCGAGACGGAGGTTTCTTCAGGCGGCCGGTGGCGGGGCAATCGTCGGGACGGCGGGCTGTCTGGACAGCCTCGACGAGGTCGGCGGCGGCGGGGGCGAGGACTTCGTCACGATCGGCACGGGCGGCACGGGGGGCGTGTACTACGTCCTCGGGGGCGGCATCGCCGATCTGCTGAACGAGGACGAGGAGCTCGACGTCGACGCCTCGGCCGAGGCGACCGGCGCGAGCGTCGAGAACGCCCAGCTGCTCGGCCAGGAGGAGATCGATATGGCGCTGATCCTCGGCAACTCGGCGCTGCTGGCCGTCGAGGGCGAGGGCGACTTCGACGAGCCGGTGCCGATCCAGGCCGCCTTCGGGGCCTACCAGAACCACACGCAGGTCCTCATACCGGAGGACTCGGAGGTCGAGACGCTCGCCGATCTGGAGGGCGCGAGCGTCAGCGTCGGTGCGCCCGGCAGCGGCACCGAGGTGATCGCCCAGGAATTACTCGAGTGGTACGGCCTCTCATACGACGACATCAGCGAGGAGCGCCTCGCGTTCGACGAGACCGCCGACGCGCTGATCGACGGCCAGATCGACGCCGGCTTCTGGAGCGTCGGCCCGCCGGCCTCCTCGATCGAGGAGGTCTTCTCACAGCGCGACGTGCGCCTGCTGAGCTTCCCCGAGGACGATCTCGCGGAGATCGACGAGGAGTTCCCCTACTACGAGGAAGGGACGATCGAGGCGGGGACCTACCCCGATCAGGACGAAGACGTGCTGAACCCCGCGGTGACCAACGTGATGGCCGTCCACGAGGAGATGGACGAGGAGTTTCTCAACGACGTGATGGCGGTGATCTTCGAGAACCTCGACCAGCTCGAGAACGTCCACCAGGTCGCGGGCGACTTCGAGGAGACGGCGCGGGACGCGCCGATCGACTACCACCCCGGCGGGGAGGCGTACCTCGACGACGCGGGCCTGTAG
- a CDS encoding metallophosphoesterase produces MLVVVSDTHSNGGHALSGRTLEAVREAERVVHAGDFTTASALDAFHGEAARLDAVHGNADDAAVRDRLPDARSLEWAGLRVAVTHKRDGGPTGLAMFGRERGADLVISGHSHQPGVTRTDDVVLLNPGSHAQPRGNRPGHAELEETEEGVRGRLYQPDGDAFEEFSL; encoded by the coding sequence ATGCTCGTCGTCGTCTCCGATACCCATAGCAACGGGGGGCACGCCCTCTCGGGGCGAACCCTCGAGGCCGTCCGCGAGGCCGAGCGCGTGGTCCACGCGGGCGACTTCACGACCGCCTCCGCGCTCGACGCCTTCCACGGGGAGGCCGCCCGGCTCGACGCGGTCCACGGCAACGCCGACGACGCCGCGGTCCGCGACCGGCTGCCTGACGCCCGTTCCCTCGAGTGGGCGGGTCTGCGGGTCGCGGTCACCCACAAGCGAGACGGCGGCCCGACCGGGCTGGCGATGTTCGGGCGCGAACGCGGCGCCGACCTCGTGATCTCGGGCCACAGCCATCAGCCGGGGGTCACCCGAACCGACGACGTGGTCCTGCTGAACCCGGGGAGCCACGCACAACCGCGGGGCAACCGGCCGGGCCACGCGGAACTCGAAGAAACCGAAGAGGGGGTTCGCGGGCGGCTCTATCAGCCCGACGGGGACGCCTTCGAGGAGTTCTCCCTCTAA
- a CDS encoding DUF2267 domain-containing protein has product MDHDTFIGEVQNRAELASRGEALSATRATLQTLAERIEEGQATNLAAQLPDELARYLEEDADTTDSFDFQEFVSRVAERDENLADGDEDDARSAAALHARVVTDVLEEAITEGQLEDVHSQLPDEYDELFELAEAEQHPGQS; this is encoded by the coding sequence ATGGACCACGACACTTTCATCGGCGAGGTACAGAACCGTGCCGAGCTGGCCTCCCGCGGCGAGGCGTTGAGCGCGACACGGGCGACGCTCCAGACGCTCGCCGAGCGCATCGAGGAGGGACAGGCGACGAACCTGGCGGCCCAGCTGCCCGACGAGCTCGCGCGTTATCTCGAGGAGGACGCCGACACCACCGACTCGTTCGACTTCCAGGAGTTCGTCTCGCGGGTCGCAGAGCGCGACGAGAACCTCGCGGACGGCGACGAGGACGACGCCCGCTCGGCGGCCGCGCTCCACGCCCGCGTCGTGACCGACGTGCTCGAGGAGGCGATCACCGAGGGACAGCTCGAGGACGTCCACAGCCAGCTACCCGACGAGTACGACGAGCTGTTCGAGCTCGCCGAGGCCGAACAGCACCCCGGCCAGAGTTAG
- a CDS encoding GntG family PLP-dependent aldolase codes for MIDLRSDTVTRPDDRMREAARDAEVGDDVYREDPTVNELEKRAAEVVGTEAALYVPTGTMGNQVAVHTHTEHGQEVLCERESHVVKWELGGMAQLSGLQVRAIEGDDRGVVSAEQVREGYVAEDLHRPGTGLLTLENTHNSKGGAAIEVERIAETAAAAHDLGVPVHLDGARLFNAAAALGVEASEIVEPVDSAMFSLSKGLGAPVGSMLAGGEAFIERARRGRKLFGGGMRQAGIIAAPALAALENRHRLDEDHENARALAAGLDDIEGLSAAEPETNITLVDCSGTDHTAEEFLGACEGEGVLGVAFGEHVARFCTHWDVGEEEVEEAIAAVERAL; via the coding sequence ATGATCGATCTGCGAAGCGACACGGTGACCCGCCCCGACGACCGGATGCGCGAGGCAGCCCGGGACGCCGAGGTGGGCGACGACGTCTACCGCGAGGACCCGACGGTCAACGAGCTCGAAAAGCGGGCGGCCGAGGTCGTGGGGACGGAGGCGGCGCTGTACGTCCCGACGGGGACGATGGGCAACCAGGTGGCGGTCCACACCCACACCGAGCACGGCCAGGAGGTGCTCTGCGAGCGCGAGAGCCACGTCGTGAAGTGGGAGCTGGGCGGGATGGCCCAGCTCTCGGGCCTTCAAGTGAGAGCGATCGAGGGCGACGACCGCGGGGTGGTCTCGGCCGAGCAGGTCCGGGAGGGCTACGTCGCGGAGGACCTCCACCGGCCCGGAACGGGCCTGCTCACGCTGGAAAACACCCACAACAGCAAGGGTGGGGCGGCGATCGAGGTCGAGAGGATCGCTGAGACCGCGGCGGCGGCCCACGATCTCGGCGTGCCGGTCCACCTCGACGGCGCGCGGCTGTTCAACGCCGCGGCGGCGCTCGGCGTCGAGGCGAGCGAGATCGTCGAGCCGGTCGACTCGGCCATGTTCTCGCTCTCGAAGGGGCTGGGCGCGCCCGTGGGTTCGATGCTCGCGGGCGGCGAGGCGTTCATCGAGCGCGCGCGGCGGGGGCGCAAGCTGTTCGGCGGCGGGATGCGCCAGGCCGGGATCATCGCCGCGCCCGCGCTCGCGGCGCTGGAGAACCGCCACCGCCTCGACGAGGACCACGAGAACGCCCGTGCGCTCGCGGCGGGACTCGACGATATCGAGGGGCTGTCGGCCGCCGAACCCGAGACGAACATCACCCTCGTGGACTGTTCGGGGACCGACCACACCGCCGAGGAGTTCCTGGGGGCCTGCGAGGGGGAGGGCGTTCTGGGGGTCGCCTTCGGCGAGCACGTCGCCCGGTTCTGTACCCACTGGGACGTCGGGGAGGAGGAGGTCGAGGAGGCGATCGCGGCGGTCGAACGGGCGCTGTAG
- a CDS encoding SLC13 family permease translates to MSAIERAGALRSPAPALLIALAAAAIAFVGSPLPGGSAVMLAITLFCVVLWILNPVPPAYTGVVCIGLVGVAFSADLALVGFQSPATWLIGFGLLIGVATRESGLAAWAGRWIVARAVPERWRDDPLRAYGALLVALCLGALAFALLVPSTLVRVLVLAPVLYEAGELFEDRDARIGVFLGPLFATFYGASGIYTAALPNVIISGIAESLGDVAIGWAEWALVLFPVMGLARALLVAGVVFALYRPARDSAVEIPATGPGAAGAGERRMALFLLAGTLFWTTDFLHGLHPVFGAILVVALVFLPSRGVIDFSAAGDPDYSILFFLGGVFAIGEGLSETGFADLAAEELLGAIPTDGSLAVALAFVFGATILLNLLMEGLAVASVLTPVLVSYASAAGLPLTPVVMTEALALGTYFFPYQSAVLVAILAQEGVEARDLIRVTVACSLATILILLPVQFGLFTLLY, encoded by the coding sequence ATGTCGGCCATCGAACGGGCCGGGGCGCTTCGCTCGCCGGCTCCCGCGCTTCTGATCGCGCTCGCGGCCGCCGCCATCGCGTTCGTCGGCTCGCCCCTTCCGGGCGGGTCGGCCGTGATGCTCGCGATCACGCTGTTCTGCGTCGTGCTCTGGATCCTCAACCCCGTCCCGCCCGCCTACACGGGCGTCGTCTGTATCGGTCTGGTCGGGGTGGCCTTCTCCGCGGACCTCGCGCTGGTGGGCTTCCAGTCGCCCGCGACGTGGCTGATCGGCTTCGGGCTGTTGATCGGCGTCGCGACCCGCGAGAGCGGGCTGGCGGCGTGGGCCGGCCGCTGGATCGTCGCCCGGGCGGTCCCCGAGCGCTGGCGCGACGACCCGCTTCGAGCCTACGGCGCCCTGCTGGTCGCGCTCTGTCTGGGTGCGCTCGCGTTCGCACTGCTGGTCCCCTCGACGCTCGTGCGCGTGCTCGTGCTCGCGCCGGTGCTCTACGAGGCGGGCGAGCTCTTCGAGGACCGCGATGCTCGAATCGGGGTCTTCCTCGGCCCGCTCTTCGCCACCTTCTATGGCGCCTCGGGCATCTACACCGCCGCGCTCCCGAACGTCATCATCTCGGGGATCGCCGAGTCGCTCGGCGACGTCGCGATCGGCTGGGCCGAGTGGGCGCTCGTCCTCTTCCCGGTCATGGGACTGGCCCGCGCGTTGCTTGTCGCGGGCGTCGTCTTCGCGCTGTATCGCCCCGCCCGCGACTCGGCCGTCGAGATCCCCGCGACCGGCCCCGGGGCGGCCGGCGCGGGCGAGCGGCGCATGGCGCTGTTCCTGCTCGCGGGCACCCTCTTCTGGACCACCGACTTCCTCCACGGGCTGCACCCCGTCTTCGGCGCGATCCTCGTCGTCGCGCTCGTCTTCCTCCCCTCGCGGGGCGTCATCGACTTCTCGGCCGCGGGCGACCCCGACTACTCGATCCTCTTCTTCCTCGGGGGCGTCTTCGCCATCGGCGAGGGGCTCTCGGAGACCGGCTTCGCCGACCTCGCCGCCGAGGAGCTCCTCGGGGCGATCCCCACCGACGGGTCGCTCGCCGTCGCGCTGGCGTTCGTCTTCGGGGCAACCATCCTGCTGAATCTCCTGATGGAGGGGCTCGCGGTCGCGAGCGTCCTGACCCCTGTGCTCGTCTCCTATGCCTCGGCGGCGGGCCTGCCGCTCACGCCGGTGGTGATGACCGAGGCGCTCGCCCTCGGTACCTACTTCTTCCCCTACCAGTCGGCCGTGCTGGTGGCGATCCTCGCACAGGAGGGCGTCGAAGCCCGCGACCTGATCCGGGTGACCGTCGCCTGCTCGCTGGCGACGATCCTAATCCTCCTGCCGGTCCAGTTCGGGCTCTTCACGCTCCTGTACTGA
- a CDS encoding aminopeptidase, with translation MDPRIREHAEVIVDHSTDIAEGDDVIVSAPAVASDLVVALHEVLGDRGANPISLNANERAKRAFLRAADDEEFETPDHEQALMEETDAFIHLRANENATETSDVDPETTAAYSVAQQPIREERLSKRWCLTQFPAPANAQLAGMSTEAYENFVWDAINKNWDEQREFQAEMVEILDPADEVRIVSGDRTDVTMSVAGNTTLNDYGEKNLPGGEVFTAPVPDSVEGSVFFDKPLYHQGREITEVALEFEGGEVVEHSAGQNEDLLTEVLNTDDGARRLGELGIGMNRDIDRFTYNMLFDEKMGDTVHMAVGMAYGECVGEGVEENESAVHVDMIVDMSEDSRIEVDGEVVQRNGTFRFEDGFEEREA, from the coding sequence ATGGATCCACGCATCCGCGAACACGCGGAGGTCATCGTCGACCACTCGACCGACATCGCCGAGGGCGACGACGTGATCGTCAGCGCGCCCGCCGTCGCAAGCGATCTGGTGGTCGCGCTCCACGAGGTGCTCGGCGATCGCGGGGCGAACCCGATCTCGCTCAACGCCAACGAGCGCGCGAAACGCGCCTTCCTTCGCGCGGCCGACGACGAGGAATTCGAGACCCCGGATCACGAGCAAGCGTTGATGGAGGAGACGGACGCGTTCATCCACCTCCGCGCGAACGAGAACGCCACCGAGACCAGCGACGTCGACCCCGAGACGACGGCGGCCTACTCGGTCGCCCAGCAGCCCATCCGGGAGGAACGCCTCTCGAAGCGCTGGTGTCTCACGCAGTTCCCCGCGCCCGCGAACGCCCAGCTCGCTGGAATGAGCACCGAGGCCTACGAGAACTTCGTCTGGGACGCGATCAACAAGAACTGGGACGAACAGCGCGAGTTCCAGGCGGAGATGGTCGAGATCCTCGACCCCGCAGACGAGGTCCGGATCGTCTCGGGCGACCGAACGGACGTCACGATGAGCGTCGCGGGCAACACCACCCTCAACGACTACGGCGAGAAGAACCTCCCGGGAGGGGAGGTCTTCACCGCCCCCGTCCCCGACAGCGTCGAGGGCTCGGTCTTCTTCGACAAGCCGCTCTATCACCAGGGCCGTGAGATCACCGAGGTCGCCCTCGAGTTCGAGGGCGGCGAGGTGGTCGAACATTCCGCAGGGCAGAACGAGGACCTTCTCACCGAGGTGCTGAACACCGACGACGGCGCGCGCCGGCTGGGCGAGCTGGGCATCGGGATGAACCGCGACATCGACCGGTTCACCTACAACATGCTGTTCGACGAGAAGATGGGTGACACGGTTCACATGGCCGTCGGGATGGCCTACGGCGAGTGCGTCGGCGAGGGGGTCGAGGAGAACGAGAGTGCGGTCCACGTCGACATGATCGTCGACATGAGCGAGGACTCGAGGATCGAGGTAGACGGCGAGGTCGTCCAGCGAAACGGTACCTTCCGATTCGAGGACGGGTTCGAGGAACGCGAGGCCTGA
- a CDS encoding FkbM family methyltransferase, with product MSVLDRVRGVRQGRSVPELARTALRSVRARASDAYWATRGERTVTVAGVPATFRLADRDDARFLRRFLAIEGTMIADLLRELRPDDVFWDVGAAGGFYTCFAGRLLDDERVVAFEPDPDVRVTLHRRLAGRDADPRVFDCALADSTGTGTLGNPGRERENWQGTPSLATEPGTDGLGVETRAGDDLVAAGEAPPPTVVKIDVEGAESLVIEGLADSLAREDCRLVYCEIHRESERRRSTADYGSSPEAVERSLAELGFSVERLEDRGGEYLIKAEKR from the coding sequence ATGAGCGTCCTCGACCGAGTACGGGGGGTCCGCCAGGGACGATCCGTTCCCGAGCTCGCCCGAACGGCGCTGCGGTCGGTTCGCGCCCGTGCGAGCGACGCCTACTGGGCGACCCGCGGGGAACGGACCGTCACCGTCGCCGGCGTTCCGGCTACGTTCCGGCTCGCCGACCGCGACGACGCTCGGTTCCTGCGGCGCTTCCTCGCCATCGAGGGGACGATGATCGCGGACCTGCTTCGCGAGCTCCGCCCCGACGACGTCTTCTGGGACGTCGGCGCGGCCGGCGGTTTCTACACCTGCTTCGCGGGCAGGCTCCTCGACGACGAGCGCGTGGTCGCCTTCGAGCCCGACCCCGACGTGCGGGTGACCCTCCATCGGCGCCTCGCGGGCCGCGACGCCGACCCGCGGGTGTTCGACTGTGCCCTCGCGGACTCGACCGGAACGGGGACGCTCGGCAACCCGGGCCGCGAGCGCGAAAACTGGCAGGGGACCCCCTCGCTGGCGACCGAGCCCGGAACCGACGGCCTCGGGGTCGAGACGCGGGCCGGCGACGACCTCGTCGCCGCGGGGGAGGCCCCCCCACCGACCGTCGTGAAGATCGACGTCGAGGGCGCCGAATCACTGGTGATCGAGGGGCTTGCCGACTCGCTGGCCCGCGAGGACTGCCGGCTGGTCTACTGCGAGATCCACCGCGAGAGTGAGCGACGGCGCTCGACCGCCGACTACGGCTCCAGCCCGGAGGCAGTCGAGCGATCGCTCGCGGAGCTCGGGTTCAGCGTCGAGCGCCTCGAGGACCGGGGCGGCGAGTACCTAATCAAGGCCGAGAAGCGCTGA
- a CDS encoding pyridoxamine 5'-phosphate oxidase family protein, producing the protein MEIVENTLDVKVDAFLDQPLFCFFAQQSDDGPRLSPLWFLWEEEIIWNVARLSGRSYPDRVSQYPQTAIAIVDFDSSTGRVEHVGMRGQAVLKPYDEDRAERLFQKYLGEEKSEWPEMFVEFDTDDYRLIKFEPETVVARDQSYPTQ; encoded by the coding sequence ATGGAAATCGTTGAGAATACCCTTGATGTGAAAGTGGATGCGTTTCTTGACCAGCCACTCTTTTGTTTTTTCGCTCAACAATCCGACGACGGTCCTCGCCTCTCGCCGCTGTGGTTCCTGTGGGAGGAGGAGATCATCTGGAATGTCGCGCGGTTGAGTGGACGGTCGTATCCTGATCGGGTAAGCCAGTATCCTCAAACTGCGATCGCTATCGTTGATTTCGATTCAAGTACAGGACGCGTCGAACATGTCGGGATGCGCGGGCAGGCGGTTCTCAAACCATATGACGAAGACCGAGCGGAGCGTCTGTTTCAGAAATATTTGGGAGAAGAGAAGAGCGAGTGGCCTGAGATGTTTGTCGAGTTCGATACGGATGATTACCGACTTATCAAGTTTGAACCGGAGACCGTCGTTGCCCGTGACCAATCATATCCGACTCAGTGA
- a CDS encoding CDP-2,3-bis-(O-geranylgeranyl)-sn-glycerol synthase, with translation MGPLELLIVAFWVMLPAYVPNNAAVLAGGGAPIDGGRTWNGRRILGDGKTWRGTIVGTLVGVGVAYLLNVLQPTAIDVLGVGVPTFPLAAMVALPLGAMLGDMAASFLKRRTGRNRGAPLLGVDQLDFAVMALLLTAIVAFEWFVMVFTLALLLVVLIVTPILHVVTNVLAYLFGFKHEPW, from the coding sequence ATGGGCCCGCTCGAACTGCTGATCGTCGCCTTCTGGGTGATGTTGCCCGCCTACGTACCGAACAACGCCGCCGTCCTCGCGGGCGGGGGCGCGCCGATCGACGGCGGCCGGACCTGGAACGGCCGCCGGATCCTCGGCGACGGCAAGACCTGGCGCGGGACGATCGTCGGCACGCTCGTCGGCGTGGGGGTGGCCTACCTGCTCAACGTCCTCCAGCCGACGGCCATCGACGTGCTCGGCGTTGGCGTGCCGACCTTCCCGCTGGCCGCGATGGTCGCCCTGCCGCTGGGCGCGATGCTCGGCGACATGGCCGCCTCCTTCCTCAAACGGCGCACCGGCCGGAACCGCGGCGCGCCGCTTCTGGGCGTCGACCAGCTCGACTTCGCCGTGATGGCCCTCCTGCTGACCGCGATCGTCGCCTTCGAGTGGTTCGTCATGGTGTTCACCCTCGCGCTGCTGCTGGTCGTCCTGATCGTCACGCCGATCCTCCACGTCGTCACGAACGTGCTCGCCTACCTCTTCGGGTTCAAACACGAGCCCTGGTAG